The DNA segment CCGAGGCGGAACGGGCGCTCACGGCGAAGTTCGGCGGGGTCGTTCAATTCGAATTTACCGATCACGGGCAGATTCCTGTCGACGAACTATTCAAGGATTTAAGTTACCGGAGTTCCGCTCTTTACCAGTCATGGATACCGTATAAGTACGATATCCAGCTCGGGAAGAATATGCCGGTATTTTCCAAACCCGGATATGTAAAGGCAGTCGCCGATTTCCTGAAAATGTACAGTCTGGAGAGTCTCGGTAAATATTTTCCCGGCGCGGTCCTGAAGGATTACGATCAGGCGGCGGAACTGGTGATAGATACGTATCAGCGGAAAGTCGAATGGCTGAAAACGCTCAAGACGCCGAAGGGGGAGAGCCTGTTAATCAAGGATCAGCCGCCCCGGCAGTCGTTTGTCGAATGGTACGCGATGATGTCCGCGCAGAATCAGTACGATATTATTATCGCGAACTCGCTGATCGTGTACGACCTGATTACATCGCCCTATCCGCACACCGTCTGCAAGCACGCGAAGGCCGGCGGGGCGAGTTTCAGCAGTCCCGCGCGGGAGGCGTTCGGCGGGAATTCCGTGATGATCAATATCCTCGAAGACTACGGGAATATCCCCGGCATCAGCGCCGATTATCAGGATACCGCCCCGGAAGAAAAAAATAAAATTATCGGGGCGATCCTGCTCGCGCATGAGATCGGCCACGCGTATTTCCATATCCCCGATGTGTACGACCATCCGGCGTCCTGCCTGATGAACACGCCCGGCGGGGATGTGGGCAACCCGGAGTTATATAAAATGCTGACCGCCGATATGACGCCATGCCCGAAATGTAAGCCGTGGGTGGAAGCGAAGCTCTATTCGATCATGGCGGATGGCGAAACGAACGAAGTGAAGAAGGGCGATTTGTATATGATCTGCGCCGGGAAGACCGCCGGGCTGATGGGCGAGGAGTTAAAGAATTTCTACGACCAGAAAGTCTATATTACCGGTCTGTTCAATAAGGCGATGGCGGCCTACAAGAAGGCGGGGGATCAGGATAAAATCGCGGAATGCAATGAAAAATATTACTCGATATTTCCGAAGAAATAGAAAATACTCCGGGATAAATATTGGGATGCTGGAATAGAGAAGAAGGATTCGAACAAGAATAATCCGGTAAAAGGAATAGAAAAATATGAGAATGGATTTGGGCAGAAAACTTTACTCGCTAAAAGAATTCTATTGGATTTATTATAATATGGTTCGGACGATGGTATATATTTATCAGGCAAAAAAGAATCACGGTTTAACCCGTCAATTTAGGGAAAGAATTATGATCGCGGTGACTGAAGTGAACGGCTGCCCGCTATGCTCCTACGCCCATACAAAAGTGGCGCTGGTGACAGGGATGAGTATTGAAGAAATTCAGGATATGTTTGCAGGCGATATAAACAATGTTCCCGCTGATGAATTAGCGGCAATCATGTTCGCCCAGCATTATGCCGAAAGCAGGGGAAATCCTTCCGAAGAGGCATGGAATCGTATCGTCGAAATTTACGGGGCAACAACGGCAAAGGGGATTCTCGGCGCGATTCGGGCGATCATGTTTGGAAACGCTGACGGGATAGCGTGGGGTTCTTTTTTTAGCCGTTTTATAGGCAAACCTGATAAAAGAAGCAATTTACTATATGAGATAGGGATGATGATAACCACGGTTACATTTTTTCCTGCTGCTGT comes from the Brevinematales bacterium genome and includes:
- a CDS encoding carboxymuconolactone decarboxylase family protein, whose translation is MDLGRKLYSLKEFYWIYYNMVRTMVYIYQAKKNHGLTRQFRERIMIAVTEVNGCPLCSYAHTKVALVTGMSIEEIQDMFAGDINNVPADELAAIMFAQHYAESRGNPSEEAWNRIVEIYGATTAKGILGAIRAIMFGNADGIAWGSFFSRFIGKPDKRSNLLYEIGMMITTVTFFPAAVIHAIISAIMRTPII